The following coding sequences lie in one Corticium candelabrum chromosome 10, ooCorCand1.1, whole genome shotgun sequence genomic window:
- the LOC134185306 gene encoding tyrosine-protein phosphatase 99A-like produces the protein MSVGGGNTFSSEKLCCQINGSTRQIKLTGLSPYTWYKVSVRAVTVFKGSSRKIQETITVKFRTSDEAPTAPFNCDIKKRNSTSILVSWNTPYPFDYKVEFYKVKVNYALNRDVTAQSLTVYDQSVQLRKLRRYTMYHITVVAVTNNTRILEGPPRYLQTRTTLPGTSIQNSWRNSTFD, from the exons ATGTCTGTAGGCGGAGGCAACACTTTCTCTTCTGAGAAGTTG TGTTGCCAAATCAACGGCAGCACACGTCAGATAAAGCTCACGGGTCTGTCGCCATATACTTGGTATAAAGTTTCAGTTAGAGCGGTCACAGTGTTCAAAGGATCGAGTCGGAAAATCCAGGAGACTATTACCGTTAAATTTCGAACGAGTGACGAAG CACCTACGGCTCCATTTAATTGTGATATCAAGAAAAGAAACAGCACATCTATTCTTGTGTCGTGGAACACTCCTTATCCGTTTGACTACAAAGTAGAATTTTACAAAGTAAAG GTCAACTATGCATTGAACAGAGACGTTACAGCTCAGTCGCTTACAGTGTACGATCAGTCCGTTCAACTAAGAAAATTGCGTCGTTACACGATGTATCATATAACCGTCGTGGCtgtcacaaacaacacaagaatTCTTGAAGGCCCACCTCGCTATTTGCAAACACGGACTACTTTGCCAGGTACTAGTATACAGAACTCGTGGAGAAACTCTACGTTTGATTGA